In a genomic window of Thiolapillus brandeum:
- a CDS encoding IS110 family transposase, with amino-acid sequence MNPFSEYAAIIGIDWADRKHDLCLKTPDDDSLEYSVLEHKPEAIEDWANELRVRFEGKPVAICIESRKVPLIHALLKYDFLVLFPVNPQTLCRYRRALTPSRAKDDPSDARLLLDLVFGVCQQSCPI; translated from the coding sequence ATGAACCCCTTCTCCGAATATGCAGCCATCATCGGTATCGACTGGGCGGATCGCAAGCATGATCTTTGCCTGAAAACGCCCGATGATGATTCCCTTGAATATTCCGTTTTGGAACATAAGCCGGAGGCCATTGAGGACTGGGCCAATGAGCTTCGCGTTCGCTTCGAGGGAAAGCCGGTGGCCATCTGTATCGAATCCCGCAAAGTGCCGTTGATCCATGCCTTGCTCAAGTATGATTTCCTGGTGCTCTTTCCCGTGAATCCCCAGACCTTGTGCCGCTATCGCCGGGCGCTGACCCCCAGCAGGGCCAAGGATGATCCTTCCGATGCCCGTTTGTTGCTGGATCTTGTCTTCGGTGTTTGTCAACAAAGTTGTCCGATTTAA
- a CDS encoding glycosyltransferase, whose translation MKITAILVVRNEEVYIEETIKYLIENNISIVVIDNESTDNTVAICKKYYPENITNIETIPFDGTFNLQAHIAEAKKMLKTLETDWVISHAADERIISNRCEETLYDAIVRVSKLGFDIINLDEFVFIYENNEIDYRGADFFNAMRYYYFFEPKKLRLMRIFRRDVFLSGRLAGVHNIEINSRGKLYPYNFVLQHHLALSYQHAKEKYLTRTYNQSDLELGWHSNRINMTSENLAAPKNSLLMYKKYCSGALDKNRPYKKHFWEW comes from the coding sequence ATGAAAATTACAGCTATTTTGGTTGTTAGAAATGAGGAGGTATATATTGAAGAAACAATCAAGTATCTAATTGAAAACAATATTTCTATTGTAGTCATAGATAATGAATCTACAGATAATACAGTTGCTATATGTAAAAAATACTATCCAGAAAATATAACAAATATAGAAACTATTCCATTCGATGGAACTTTTAACCTTCAAGCTCATATAGCTGAAGCAAAAAAAATGCTTAAGACGCTAGAAACAGATTGGGTCATATCTCATGCTGCTGATGAAAGAATTATTAGCAACAGGTGTGAAGAAACTCTTTATGATGCTATCGTGCGTGTTAGTAAATTGGGTTTTGATATTATTAACTTAGACGAGTTTGTTTTTATTTATGAAAATAATGAGATTGATTATAGGGGTGCAGACTTTTTTAATGCTATGCGATATTACTATTTCTTTGAGCCAAAAAAATTACGTTTGATGAGAATATTCAGAAGGGATGTTTTTCTTAGTGGGCGCTTGGCTGGCGTGCATAATATTGAAATAAATAGTAGAGGCAAGCTATATCCGTATAATTTTGTCTTACAACACCATTTGGCATTAAGTTATCAGCATGCAAAAGAAAAATATTTAACTCGAACATATAACCAAAGTGATCTTGAGCTTGGTTGGCATAGTAATAGAATAAATATGACAAGCGAAAATCTGGCTGCCCCAAAAAATAGTTTGTTAATGTATAAAAAATATTGTTCTGGGGCGTTAGACAAAAACAGGCCTTATAAAAAACATTTCTGGGAATGGTGA